The sequence below is a genomic window from Microbacterium abyssi.
CGACAAGAGACAACGATCATGCAGATTCTGCGCCGCCTCTCCCTCACCGCGCTCTGGGCTCTCGCCGCTGTCGGTCTGGCGTGCGGCTTGGTCTGGGCTGCGACGGCCGCCGGCTTCATCAAACCGCTGATCGTGATCTCCGGCTCGATGGAACCCGGCATCATGACCGGAGATCTCATCGTCGACACACGGGTCTCGGTCGATGACCTCGTCGTCGGCGATGTCGTGAGCCTGCCCAGCGAACTGACCGGCGACCTCGTCACGCATCGCATCTCGGCGATCGTCCCCGACGGGACCGGTGCATACACGGTGACCATGAAGGGTGACAACAACGCGTACACGGACGCGCTGGACTACTCGGTGTCGGGCGAAGTCTGGCAGCCGACGCTCCAGTTGCCGGGTTGGGGCGCGGCTGTCATGCGCATGACCACTCCCGCCGTCGCGGCGCCATTGTTCGCCGGGCTCCTCGGACTGCTCGGTCTCGCGATGCTGGTCTCCCCCGGCGAGCGTCCTTCGCGGAAGCCGGCACTGGCATGAGAAGCGGGCGCTTCGCGGCGCTCGCTCTCGCTCTCGCGATCGTCTGCACCGCAGGGATCGTCCCCAGCGGACGAGGCCTGATCGAGAGCACCTCGGCGGCGTGGACGGACAGAACCAGCGCCTCGGCCACAGTGACCGCTGGAACCTGGTCGACTGCATCCACCAACACCTGCACGGCCTACGGATACGACGGCAAGGCGCTGACCGGCTGCAAGGTGAGCGGAATCACGTACAGCGGTTGGGGAGATCCCGGCAAGCAGACCCGGAATTACTACATCAACTTCCAAACCCCTGCGGGCACGCGATCAGTGAGCTTCGACGTCGACGTGACCACTGCCACCGGGAGTGGCGGCTCGTGGACGTGGAAGAACGCGAAGGTCCTTGCCGGCGCCCAATTCACAGCACGCGGCGGTTGGACCTGCGCCCAGCTGCCTCGCGTGATCGGCACGGGTGCGGATTGGCAGATCCCGTCGATCTATTTCCAGGTCGCAGAATCCGGCGCGTCGACGACATGCTGAGACGATCGGCTTGCCGTGCCGGGTGAGGATTTCAAGCGCATCTTCTGCGATATCATCGCGGAAGCTCCGCTCGCCACGACCCGGCATGCGTCGTCCGTTGGCGCTGAGGGCAGAGGGGCGGAAAGTGAGGGGCCGCCGCACATGAACATCGCCGTCGTCATCGAGGACGAGCCCGATATTCGTCTGCTTCTCACGGACATCCTCGAGCAGGCCGGATTCACGGTGCATGCTGTCGGCACTGGCATCGAGGGCGTCGAGCTGGTGCGCACACACGACCCGGTCATCACGACGCTCGACATCAGCATGCCGGGAATGGATGGTTTCGAGACCGCCAAGCGCATCCGCGCGTTCAGCTCCACGTACCTGCTCATGCTCACCGCGCGCTCCGAGGAGATCGACGCACTCCAAGGGCTGCAGTCGGGCGCCGACGACTACATCACGAAGCCGTTCCGTCCGCGAGAGGTGCGTGCCAGGGTCGAGGCGATGCTTCGCCGTCCGCGCACGAGGCAGCCGGACGCCCCCGCGCCCGCCGCATCCTCGGAGACGAAGGCCGAGGACCATGTGGAGCACCGTGGCCTGCACATGGAACCGGAGACGCGCATAACGGAGGTGGACGGCGAGGTCGTCGATCTCACGCGCAGCGAGTTCGACATTCTGCTGGAGCTGCTTCAATCAGCAGGTCGGGTCGTCAGCAAGACCCAGCTGGCCCTGGTCGTGCGCGGCGAGCGCGGCATGACCAGCGACTTCATCAGCGAGCATGACCGGCGCGCCATCGAGGTGCACGTGGCCAACCTGAGACGCAAGCTCGGCGAGTCGCCCTCCGAACCGCGATGGATCGAGACCGTCCGGGGAATCGGTTACCGCCGCACCGCCTGAGCGTCACCGCGCCACGACGACGCTCGTGTCGTCGCTGATCGCTGCCTCCGCTGCGGCCGTTCGAGCTGCGTCGATGAGCGATCTCGCATCCTTTCGAGTGCCGTCGCTCAGTGCGACTCCGACGCCGAGCACGGGGATCACACTTGCCTCCACGCCGCTGAGGCCATCGTAGATCGCGCGGTGCAGAGTGGCCCCGAGCCGCCTGGCATCCGCCTCGGACTCCACGACCGCGCTCAACGCGAGTCCTCCGGCCCCGTCGTCGCCGATCCAGGTCTGGGTCGGCGCATGAAGTCGCACGGCGTCGTGCCACGCCGTACGCAGATTCTCGGCCTCGCTGGCTCCGAACGCGGTGGTCACCAGAGCGAGGTCGTCGATTCTTGTCGAGATCACTGCCACGGTCTCGTCTCTGGAGTCGGCGCGTTCCACAGCGTCTGCGAGGAATCGTTCGAACCAGATCGGCTCGAGGACTCCCGTGAAGGCGATGCCGTGCGCGGCCAGTCGGCGACGGCCGCGAAGCCCTGCGCGTTCTGCCCGCAGGACGGAGGCGGTGACGACGAAGACGATCGTGAGGACGATCGTGAGGACGCTGGTCGGGATCGTGCCCCACCAGACGGTGAACGTCTCGCTCTCGGGGCCGGCGGTCAGCAGCACAAGCAGCCGCACAAGGTAGTACAAGGACTGGACACCGAAGACGACCGCGAGTGCGATAGAGGTACGGATGCCGGTGAACGAGCCGCGGAGGGTCTCCCACGCCGCTGCCCCGGGCAGCACCGCCAGTCCGATGAACATCACCTCGGCCCCTGCCCATCCGCCGCCGTCCGGGCCGCGGACGACCACGGCCGCGGCTGCGGCGAACGTGAAGACGATGACAGCGGTCTCAGCCCAGCCGACGGCGCGGTTACTGAAGCGCCGACAACCGAGCCACATGAATCCCGAGCTGGCCACGAACGCGGCGTTGCCCACCGCCACCGCGCCCCAGGTCTGCGGCGCGAACGACCAGACGGCGTAGGAAACGGAGGCGAGGATCCCGGCCAGTAGTGCGATCGACCAGATCCGGCCGACGGCATCCTCCTCCCGGAGCGTGGTCTCGACGATGAAGAGGATGCCTGCCGTGATGACGACGATCGCCGTCATCACGGAAACCGTCGCGATATCGAGTTCCATCAGCTTCGTCTCCCCTTCTCGAACAACGGCAGGCGGATGAGGAAGGTCGACCCGATGCCGATCTCGGACTGCACCGTGATCTCTCCGCCATGAGCCCTGACGATATCCCTGCTGATCGACAACCCGAGACCGCTGCCGTGTGTCGTGGTCTTGCGAACGGCGTCCGCACGGAAGAACCGTTCGAACAGCCGCGGGAGCTCTTCGGCGGAGATGCCGGTGCCGTAATCGCGCACGACGATCCAGGCGTGGTCGACGTCGGCAGTCACACCGACCTCGACGCGCCCTCCGTCGACGTTGTACTTCACGGCATTCCCGATGACGTTGTCGATCACCTGGCGGATGCGAAGGGCGTCGATGAACGCAGTGACCTCCTCGATCCCGGCGTCGTCGAGGGTGATCTGGCGCTCCGCAGCTCGCGGGGTGAGTGCTTCGATGCTCGCGTGGACGATCTCGTCGACGCTCGCCTGCTCCGGGCGGACCGACAGGCTCACACCACCGTGGTGGTCCGCCGATACGGCGAGCAGGTCCGCGATGATGTCCAGCAGTCTTGCGGCGTTGCGTTCAGCGACCTCCAGGCCACGGCGGGAGCCGGCCGACAGATCATCACCGTCGAGGACGAGTTCGAGGTAGCCCAAGATCGCGGTCAGCGGTGTGCGCAACTCGTGCGACACGGAGGCCACCAGGTCCTCGCGGGCACGCAGCGCCATGACCTCGTCCGTCACGTCGCGAGAGACGACGATTCCCCCGACACGCTCTCCTGTTGTGCCTTCGAGCGCTCGGGAGGTCACGCTGAGCGCGCGACGTCCCCGCCCGGGTCTGCCGTACCAGACCAGTTCGCCGTCGAAGGTCTCGCCCCTGCGGGCACGGGCGAGCGGCGTCGCCTCGATGCCCAGCTCGGTCAGACCGTCCTCGGCGAACGCGGCCTGCTCACTGATTCCGGAGGCCAGCATGCGCTGCATCCGGGCATGCGCCTCATTGCGGACGGATTCCTCTCCGCCCACACCGAGTCGGATGACGCCGAAGTCGACGGCGTCGAGCACCTCGGTGACCATGTCCTCCTGGCGGCGCGCGCGCTCGACTGCGCGGGCGAGCAGCCGGGCCTGGGCATCGAGCAGGGAGCGTTGGGCGGTGGCGCGCCTCGCCGCGAGGTATGACGTGGTCGACACCGCGATGATCATCATCGGGATGAGGATCACCACGGGGGCGAACGACTGCTCAGGGTCCAGAGCAACGGTCAGCCAGTAGGCGCCGTTGGCCAGGACGTTGACGACGATGAGCCCCGGCAGACCGAAGGTCCCGGCGATCCACATCGCCGGGTAGATCAACAGCAGCGAGTACCCGGCTGACGGGTTCGACTCCCTGAGCAGCGCGATCGCGAGAATGTCACCGATCGGCAGGAGTGCGCTCCACAGCGCATGGATGCGGTTCCACGGCACAGCCAGCGCCACGCCGGTCAGCACGGCGACGAGCAGCAAGCCGCTCAGCAGCATCTCGACGACCTTGATCGCGTCCATCGAGAACGCGACCACGGCGGCCAGTAGGGCTACGACTCCCAGCAGGAGCTGGTTGAGAACGACGGTGCGCTCCCTGGTGCGGTCGGCGCGCATGCTGCGCCACCTGCTGATCGTGCCGTTCGACATGACGAAAGGCTATCGCCTGAGCTGCGGGAATCTCCGAGCGCCTCAGCGGGCGAGCAGCTGCCTCTTGGAACTGATCACACCGGTGTCGAAGCCGGCGAGGTGCAGGCCGCCGTGGAAGCGGGCGTGCTCGATCTTGATGCAGCGATCCATCACGACAGAGAGCCCTGCCTCCTCGGCGATCGCTGCGGCGTCCTCGTTCCAGGAGCCCAGTTGCAGCCACAGCGCCGCGGCTCCCACGTCGACGGCCTCCTGCGCGACACCGGGCAGGTCGTCGTGCTTGCGGAACACGTCCACGATGTCGGGGACCACGGGCAGGTCGGCGAGCGACGCGTAGGCGGGCTGACCGAGGATCTCGGTCTCCCGCGGGTTCACGAAGTACACGTCGTACGGCGAGCTCGACAGCAGGTACGTCGCGACGAAGTAGGAGGCCCGCGCCGGGTTGGTCGACGCGCCGACGATCGCGACGGAGCGCGAGCGGCGCAGCAGCGCGAACCGCTCCTGCTGGCTGGGGCTCGCCCAGGTGCGCGTGGTGCCGGTCGCAGCCGCCGCGCCGGGAAGCTCGCAGGCAATAGCGTCGGTCGCAGCCGCCGGCGGCGTGAACTCGCAGGTGTCATTCGCGCTCATCGTGAAACTCCCGTCGCTGCTGTGAGGGCCTGATCGAGGTCCCAGATGATGTCCTCCGGATCCTCCAGGCCGACCGAGATGCGGATCAGGTCGGCAGGTGCGCCGGCTGCGACGAGCTGCTCGGCGGTCAGCTGACGGTGCGTGGTGGATGCCGGGTGGATGACGAGCGTGCGCGCGTCACCGATGTTCGCGAGGTGCGAGGCGAGCTGCAGGTTCTCGATCAGCGTTTCCCCCGCCGCGCGACCGTCTTCGGCTGCGACGCCGAACGCGAACACCGAGCCGGGGCCGAGCGGCAGATACTTCGCGGCGCGCTCGTGGTGGGCGTGCGACTCGAGCCCCGCCCAGGTGACGTACGAGATGCGCGGATCGGAGTCGAGCCACTCCGCGACGGTGCGCGCGTTCGCGAGGTGCGCGTCGATGCGCTGCGGCAGGGTCTCGATGCCCTGCAGCAGGTTGAACGCGGACTGCGGACTGAGAGCGGGGCCGATGTCGCGCAGCTGCTCGGAGCGGAGCTTCGTGAGGAACCCGTACTCGCCGAAGTTGTCCCACCACTTGATGCCGCCGTACGAAGCGACCGGCTCGGTCATCTCGGGGAACTTGCCGTTGCCCCAGTCGAACGTGCCCTTCTCGATCACGATGCCGCCGAGGGTCGTGCCGTGGCCGCCGAGGAACTTCGTGACCGAGTGGATCACGATGTCGGCGCCGTGCTCGAGCGGACGGGCGAGATACGGGGTGGCGAGCGTCGCATCGACCACGAGCGGAACGCCCGCCGCGTGCGCGACCTCGGCGAGGCCCTCGATGTCGGCGATCTCGCCGGACGGGTTGCCGATCATCTCGACGTAGACGACCTTGGTCGAAGGTCTGATCGCCGCCGCGTAGTCGGCCGGATCGGTGGAGGCCACGAAGGTCGTCTCGACGCCGAAACGGCGCAGCGTCACATCCAACTGGGTGACCGTGCCGCCGTAGAGCTGTGCGGATGCGACGACATGGTCGCCGGCGCCGACGAGCGCGGCGAACGTGATGAACTCGGCACTCATGCCGGATGCCGTCGCCACGGCCCCGATGCCGCCCTCGAGGGATGCCAGGCGCTCCTCGAGAGCCGCGACAGTGGGGTTGCCGATGCGCGAGTAGATGTTGCCGTACTTCTGCAGGGCGAAGAGGTTTCCGGCATCCTTCGCGTCGTCGAAGACGAACGAGGTGGTCTGGTAGATCGGCACGGCGCGCGCGCCCGTGGCGGCGTCCGGTGTTCCGCCGGCGTGGAGCGCGCGGGTACGGAACCCGAAGCGGTGTTCTTCCGTCATGACTTCCTTCGGTGAGCTGTTCTCGAGATCAGAACGCCGCAAGCGCGGCAGCGATGCTTTCCACTGCTTCCGGGTTCTGCAGCGACGTGGTGTCCCCCAGCGGCTGCGGCTCGCGGCCGGCGCGGTGGTCCTGTTCAGCCTCCCACAGTTGCGCGAGCAGCCTGCGCATGATCTTGCCCGACCGGGTCTTGGGAAGGTCGGGCACGACGACGACGTGCCGCGGCTTCGCGACGGGTCCGATCTCGCGAGCCACGCGGTCGCGCAGCGCGGATGCCGCGACCTCTCCGATTCCGGACGGCATCACGAACGCCACGACCGCCTGGCCTGTCAATGGGTCCGAGACTCCGGCCGTTCCGGCTTCCCCCACGGTCGAATCGGCCACGAGCGCGGACTCGATCTCGATGGTCGACAGGCGGTGGCCGGAGACGTTGACGACGTCATCCAGGCGTCCGAGGATCCAGATGTACCCGTCGGCGTCCCTGGTCGCTCCGTCACCGGCGACGTAGTAGCCGCCGTACTCGCCGTGCCCGGCGTATGCCGACCAGTACGAATTCCGGTACCGCTGCGGGTCGCCCCACACGGTCCGCGCCATTCCCGGCCACGGCCGGCGAACGACGAGCGTGCCGGAGCGCCCTGCCGCGACCTCATCGCCCTGGTCGTCCACCACGACGACGTCGATGCCGGGCAGCGCCACCGACGCCGATCCGGGCTTGAGCGCCGTGACGCCGGGCAGCGGCACGATCATCGCCGCGCCCGTCTCGGACTGCCACCAGGTATCGATGACGGGCAGCTCGTCCCGTCCGAACGTGCGTCGGAACCAGACCCAGGCCTCGGGGTTGATCGCCTCCCCGACGGTGCCGAGCAGGCGGATACTGGACAGGTCGCGCCCTTCCGGCAGCTCGTCGCCGAACCAGGTCATGAAAGTGCGGATCAGGGTGGGCGCGGTGTAGTACACCGTGACGCCGTAGCGCTCGATGATCTCGAGGTGCCGCTCGCGGTGCGGGCTGTCGGGCGTGCCCTCGTAGATGATCTGCGTCAGGCCGTTCGACAGCGGTCCGTAGATCTCGTAGGTGTGCGCGGTGACCCAGGCGAGGTCGGCGGTGCACCAGTGCACGTCGTCGGGCTTGGC
It includes:
- a CDS encoding signal peptidase I — translated: MQILRRLSLTALWALAAVGLACGLVWAATAAGFIKPLIVISGSMEPGIMTGDLIVDTRVSVDDLVVGDVVSLPSELTGDLVTHRISAIVPDGTGAYTVTMKGDNNAYTDALDYSVSGEVWQPTLQLPGWGAAVMRMTTPAVAAPLFAGLLGLLGLAMLVSPGERPSRKPALA
- a CDS encoding SipW-dependent-type signal peptide-containing protein, translating into MRSGRFAALALALAIVCTAGIVPSGRGLIESTSAAWTDRTSASATVTAGTWSTASTNTCTAYGYDGKALTGCKVSGITYSGWGDPGKQTRNYYINFQTPAGTRSVSFDVDVTTATGSGGSWTWKNAKVLAGAQFTARGGWTCAQLPRVIGTGADWQIPSIYFQVAESGASTTC
- a CDS encoding response regulator transcription factor; this encodes MNIAVVIEDEPDIRLLLTDILEQAGFTVHAVGTGIEGVELVRTHDPVITTLDISMPGMDGFETAKRIRAFSSTYLLMLTARSEEIDALQGLQSGADDYITKPFRPREVRARVEAMLRRPRTRQPDAPAPAASSETKAEDHVEHRGLHMEPETRITEVDGEVVDLTRSEFDILLELLQSAGRVVSKTQLALVVRGERGMTSDFISEHDRRAIEVHVANLRRKLGESPSEPRWIETVRGIGYRRTA
- a CDS encoding sensor histidine kinase encodes the protein MSNGTISRWRSMRADRTRERTVVLNQLLLGVVALLAAVVAFSMDAIKVVEMLLSGLLLVAVLTGVALAVPWNRIHALWSALLPIGDILAIALLRESNPSAGYSLLLIYPAMWIAGTFGLPGLIVVNVLANGAYWLTVALDPEQSFAPVVILIPMMIIAVSTTSYLAARRATAQRSLLDAQARLLARAVERARRQEDMVTEVLDAVDFGVIRLGVGGEESVRNEAHARMQRMLASGISEQAAFAEDGLTELGIEATPLARARRGETFDGELVWYGRPGRGRRALSVTSRALEGTTGERVGGIVVSRDVTDEVMALRAREDLVASVSHELRTPLTAILGYLELVLDGDDLSAGSRRGLEVAERNAARLLDIIADLLAVSADHHGGVSLSVRPEQASVDEIVHASIEALTPRAAERQITLDDAGIEEVTAFIDALRIRQVIDNVIGNAVKYNVDGGRVEVGVTADVDHAWIVVRDYGTGISAEELPRLFERFFRADAVRKTTTHGSGLGLSISRDIVRAHGGEITVQSEIGIGSTFLIRLPLFEKGRRS
- a CDS encoding CoA-binding protein; this translates as MSANDTCEFTPPAAATDAIACELPGAAAATGTTRTWASPSQQERFALLRRSRSVAIVGASTNPARASYFVATYLLSSSPYDVYFVNPRETEILGQPAYASLADLPVVPDIVDVFRKHDDLPGVAQEAVDVGAAALWLQLGSWNEDAAAIAEEAGLSVVMDRCIKIEHARFHGGLHLAGFDTGVISSKRQLLAR
- a CDS encoding O-acetylhomoserine aminocarboxypropyltransferase/cysteine synthase family protein, producing the protein MTEEHRFGFRTRALHAGGTPDAATGARAVPIYQTTSFVFDDAKDAGNLFALQKYGNIYSRIGNPTVAALEERLASLEGGIGAVATASGMSAEFITFAALVGAGDHVVASAQLYGGTVTQLDVTLRRFGVETTFVASTDPADYAAAIRPSTKVVYVEMIGNPSGEIADIEGLAEVAHAAGVPLVVDATLATPYLARPLEHGADIVIHSVTKFLGGHGTTLGGIVIEKGTFDWGNGKFPEMTEPVASYGGIKWWDNFGEYGFLTKLRSEQLRDIGPALSPQSAFNLLQGIETLPQRIDAHLANARTVAEWLDSDPRISYVTWAGLESHAHHERAAKYLPLGPGSVFAFGVAAEDGRAAGETLIENLQLASHLANIGDARTLVIHPASTTHRQLTAEQLVAAGAPADLIRISVGLEDPEDIIWDLDQALTAATGVSR
- the acs gene encoding acetate--CoA ligase; its protein translation is MDLIDEARLVEDRIYPPSPEFHAQANVTEEIYDRADADPIAFWEDAARRLDWATPWHTALEWEPPTGGAIPSARWFTGGTLNVAYNCVDRHVEVGRGDKVALHFEGEPGDRIAVTYADLQRRVSQAANALTALGIVPGDRVVVYLPVLIETVVIALACARIGAVHSLVFGGFSAEAVRFRLADTGAKLLVTSDGQFRRGTAVEVKSAADIAAADLPDLEHVLVVRRTGQDVAWTEGRDLWWHDVVDTAAEAHEAQPFGAEHPLFIIYTSGTTGKPKGLVHTSGGYLAHASWAHWAHFDAKPDDVHWCTADLAWVTAHTYEIYGPLSNGLTQIIYEGTPDSPHRERHLEIIERYGVTVYYTAPTLIRTFMTWFGDELPEGRDLSSIRLLGTVGEAINPEAWVWFRRTFGRDELPVIDTWWQSETGAAMIVPLPGVTALKPGSASVALPGIDVVVVDDQGDEVAAGRSGTLVVRRPWPGMARTVWGDPQRYRNSYWSAYAGHGEYGGYYVAGDGATRDADGYIWILGRLDDVVNVSGHRLSTIEIESALVADSTVGEAGTAGVSDPLTGQAVVAFVMPSGIGEVAASALRDRVAREIGPVAKPRHVVVVPDLPKTRSGKIMRRLLAQLWEAEQDHRAGREPQPLGDTTSLQNPEAVESIAAALAAF